Proteins encoded together in one Amphiprion ocellaris isolate individual 3 ecotype Okinawa chromosome 14, ASM2253959v1, whole genome shotgun sequence window:
- the btg4 gene encoding protein BTG4 isoform X1, with protein sequence MKEEIAAAVFFVARLVKRYGVLENDSRERFAASLTSVLFENYKNHWNPSAPTRGQAYRCLRMNRVQLQDPVLLEACERSNVRYEDLGLPQELTLWVDPGEVSCRYGERSAPFCVSAVDRRDGGEFSRRIHDAVERASFDVQSGSSSDEEEVGGDNSMNSSSSIQSAPCSAPNPPTTEPKTIPTVSNPNSVYRFSEFSPGAPQTWLRDKRKLFSGEALVPHPAAPGAPSSQKVFKSYRATFSFSGPRVDKYHWVSKSRS encoded by the exons ATGAAGGAGGAGATTGCTGCTGCCGTGTTCTTCGTGGCTCGGCTGGTCAAGAGATATGGCGTTCTGGAAAACGACAGCAGAGAGCGATTCGCCGCCAGCCTCACCTCCGTTCTGTTCGAGAACTACAAGAACCACTGGAACCCGAGTGCCCCGACCAGAGGACAGGCCTACAG ATGTCTGCGTATGAACCGAGTCCAGCTGCAGGACCCGGTTCTGCTGGAGGCCTGTGAGCGCAGCAACGTGCGCTACGAGGACCTGGGCCTCCCCCAGGAGCTGACGCTGTGGGTTGACCCGGGAGAggtgtcctgcag GTACGGTGAACGCAGCGCTCCGTTCTGCGTTTCAGCGGTAGACCGGCGTGACGGCGGCGAGTTTTCCCGCCGTATCCATGATGCCGTGGAGCGGGCGAGCTTTGACGTCCAATCAGGAAGCTCTTCggatgaggaggaagtgggCGGAGACAACAGcatgaacagcagcagcagcatccaatCAGCTCCCTGCTCCGCTCCAAACCCACCAACCACCGAACCCAAAACCATCCCGACGGTCAGCAACCCCAACAGTGTCTACAGG TTCAGTGAGTTTTCTCCAGGGGCTCCTCAGACATGGCTCAGGGACAAACGGAAGCTGTTTTCTGGGGAAGCGTTGGTTCCTCACCCTGCTGCTCCTGGAGCTCCGAGCTCCCAGAAAGTGTTCAAGTCGTACCGAGCGACATTCTCCTTCAGCGGGCCTCGAGTGGACAAATACCACTGGGTCAGCAAGTCCCGGTCCTAG
- the btg4 gene encoding protein BTG4 isoform X2, whose protein sequence is MKEEIAAAVFFVARLVKRYGVLENDSRERFAASLTSVLFENYKNHWNPSAPTRGQAYRYGERSAPFCVSAVDRRDGGEFSRRIHDAVERASFDVQSGSSSDEEEVGGDNSMNSSSSIQSAPCSAPNPPTTEPKTIPTVSNPNSVYRFSEFSPGAPQTWLRDKRKLFSGEALVPHPAAPGAPSSQKVFKSYRATFSFSGPRVDKYHWVSKSRS, encoded by the exons ATGAAGGAGGAGATTGCTGCTGCCGTGTTCTTCGTGGCTCGGCTGGTCAAGAGATATGGCGTTCTGGAAAACGACAGCAGAGAGCGATTCGCCGCCAGCCTCACCTCCGTTCTGTTCGAGAACTACAAGAACCACTGGAACCCGAGTGCCCCGACCAGAGGACAGGCCTACAG GTACGGTGAACGCAGCGCTCCGTTCTGCGTTTCAGCGGTAGACCGGCGTGACGGCGGCGAGTTTTCCCGCCGTATCCATGATGCCGTGGAGCGGGCGAGCTTTGACGTCCAATCAGGAAGCTCTTCggatgaggaggaagtgggCGGAGACAACAGcatgaacagcagcagcagcatccaatCAGCTCCCTGCTCCGCTCCAAACCCACCAACCACCGAACCCAAAACCATCCCGACGGTCAGCAACCCCAACAGTGTCTACAGG TTCAGTGAGTTTTCTCCAGGGGCTCCTCAGACATGGCTCAGGGACAAACGGAAGCTGTTTTCTGGGGAAGCGTTGGTTCCTCACCCTGCTGCTCCTGGAGCTCCGAGCTCCCAGAAAGTGTTCAAGTCGTACCGAGCGACATTCTCCTTCAGCGGGCCTCGAGTGGACAAATACCACTGGGTCAGCAAGTCCCGGTCCTAG